Genomic DNA from Kwoniella dendrophila CBS 6074 chromosome 7, complete sequence:
CTACACCCCTTCATCTACCTCGAATACGACCAAAATCGACCAGGGATCTTATACGTGAGGTCAATATCCTAACAATCAATACCCTCagataaacaaaaaaaaaaacatcaatcaaaatggctTCCCAACCTAATCCTAAAGCTTTTCCTTTAGCTAACGCTCAACTTACCAACCAAGTGAGTATAACGTCTAGCCTGTGTAAATTCTGTCATTGCAAAGATCGTATGGCTGATAAGATTGCTTTCTATAGATTCTCGATCTCAttcaacaagctcaacacTACAAACAACTGAAAAAAGGGTGAGTTGTAATAAAAGCATGCTATTACAGTTCATTATGATCTCAATGCTAATATTGCGCTGTTATTTCTTATAGTGCAAACGAAGCTACCAAAACACTTAACAGAGGTATCTGTGAATTCATTGTTATGACAGCCGATGTTGAaccaattgaaattgttttacatttacctttattatgTGAAGATAAAAACGTACCATACGTTTTCTTACCTTCAAAAACTGCTTTAGGTAGAGCTTGTGGTGTATCAAGACCTGTTATTGCTGCTAGTGTAACTACAAATGAAGCTAGAGAATTGAACACTCAAATCCAAGCTGTAAAGGTGAGTCTTGTAACTTTTTAACTCTTTATTCATCAGCCCTTGCGATATTGTCACATACATGGTATATCATGGCACGAAGAATTATGCTAATATGTCAATTTCCAATAGAACGAGATTGAGAAACTCCTTATCTAAGCTGTGTTCATCCAATATCACATCAATTATATGGCAAtatatttcctttttcgATATGGTTGATGAGAAGATGTGGTATTGATGATCGAAAGAAGGGAAATGTTTTAAGGGATCAATCAACTTGTGTTAGACTTTTATTAGTACTTGATGCATTTTGATGGGATGAGAACACGCTTAAAACACGTtaaaattcattttcacGGCTTCCATTCGTCAAATGCACTATTCCAAATGCGGCCAAATGACTGACATGCATATACTTCTCAAGATCAGATCAAGGGCTAACATTTCAGAATTATAAACAAATCGAAGGACCTACACAACATCAGATCCTGAATTATATAATCTGTAGACATCATCTCAAACCGCGTGTATGAACCTTTCTCGTATATGAATTCGCTCGACTTTACAGTTTTTCCTCATTTCCTTATTACCTATTTTATCtcaactttcttctcttttcgTCTCTTTCTCTTATCTTACTTTGACTTCCAAATCCAGTCATCTCATCTTATACTCCCACCCAGGTCGTCTGCTATTGACCACACAATGGTGGGTTTGTCAAAGCCGACACAATCCATTAGCTGCTCAGGTGAGTTTTTCATACTTCTTCACTTGTATATGTTCTTGTGTCGGACAGtcgaagctgattttgttcctcttcttctctactTCTCTAGTGTCATCTTTAGGCACTGAGGAAAAGCAAGATACTCGGTGTGAATTGTTGGATCTTCCACCTCAAATCCATCATATGATAAGTCAAGAAATACTTGCACTAGAAACCCCACCTGAGGGTGGACGGCCGAGAAGGAATACCGGAGCTTTGGTCACTTTAATGAGATGTTCAAAAACCATGTACAACATTTATGGCAAACTGTTATATAGGgatctatcttttcttgaCGATCCATATTTTTTTCGCGGACTGAATTGGACTACGCTCATCCAAAAGTCAAAGCAAAATCAA
This window encodes:
- a CDS encoding ribonucleoprotein-associated protein, producing MASQPNPKAFPLANAQLTNQILDLIQQAQHYKQLKKGANEATKTLNRGICEFIVMTADVEPIEIVLHLPLLCEDKNVPYVFLPSKTALGRACGVSRPVIAASVTTNEARELNTQIQAVKNEIEKLLI